DNA from Thermococcus argininiproducens:
TAAAGTTCTGGGTCTTCCGCAACTACCTGTATAATATTTATGCCTCTATCAGCAATCTTAGAGGCCACTTTTGCCAAGATTCCGATAGCCCTTGGTTCTGGTTCAATCTCTATGACCCCATAACCAACGTGCCTTCCAACAAACTTCATGTGCACAGTAGGTTCTAGATTAACGTAAACCTCCTTAAGTTCGGGAATTTTCAGAATCATTGTGACAGTTTCTTTAACGACTCTCCTATCAACATCAAGTGCCTTTGCTATTTTTGTATAGGGGACCTCTATTTCCCCACACTTAATTTTCATGTCATCCGAAACCTTTAAACCATACTTTAAGAGCAGTTTAGCTATTTGTTTCCTCACGGGATATTCATCAAAGTAATGTTCAAGCTTACCCCACATTTTCCTCACCTCTGTCCACAATAGTCCATCATTAGACCCTTTGCTGCAAAAGTATTAAAATGTTTCCATGCGGTAATGTGCTCAATTATCTATTTTATAAATCTTGCTAAAAATTTTAAAAGGACGTTCTTTTCAAAGGAGTACATGATGAGAATAAAGCTTCCCAACTCATATTTTGAAGATCACGAAAGCACTATAAGATTAATTTGGAGAGAAACTCTCTATGCCGATTTTGAAAAAAAGCTTCTTGAGCGGGCTATTAAACGAAAGTTTAGGATAAAAACCACCATAAGTGCTGAAGATGGATATCTCATTGTAGATGCTGAAAATGAAGAGATTGAGAGACTAATTACATTTTTAATCCAAAGTCATTTGGGGGAATTTCTAAGAAGTAGATATACAAAAAGAAAGGTGCTTTACATCCACGAAGGGATGAACGTCCCGCTTTTAGGATATAATGCATTTGGGTTGATAGACCGAGGAACAAACTTAATTCAGGTTAGAGGCTCTACAGGGTGCAACGTTTCGTGTATTTTCTGTTCTGTAGATGAGGGACCGTATTCAAGAACTAGAATTCTTGACTACGTCGTAGATGTAGATTATCTACTAAAATGGTTCGACGAAGTTGCCCAGTTTAAAGGAAAAGGACTTGAGGCCCACTTGGATGGCCAAGGGGAACCTTTACTCTACCCATTCATAGTAGAACTCGTACAGGGACTTAGGGAAAATCCAAATGTTAATATCATTTCAATGCAGAGTAATGGAATTTTGCTCAGCGATAAGCTAATTGAAGAGTTAGCAGAAGCCGGATTAGACAGAGTAAACCTCTCTATTCACTCCCTCGATCCAGAAAAAGCCAAAATGCTTATGGGAATGAAAAATTACGACCTTAATCATGTCTTGGAAATGGCCGAGGCCTTGATAAATGCTGGAATTGATGTCCTTTTTGCCCCAGTAATTATTTTTGGAATAAACGATATGGAAGCTGAGGCTTTTATTGAATTTGCAAGGAGAATTGGAGCAGGAAAAAGATGGCCTGCTCTAGGATTTCAGAACTATGTGCCATACAAATTTGGAAGACATCCCTCTGTTAGGTTTTTATCTTTCAAAAAATTCTACACATGGCTTAGAGAACTCGAAGAAAAAACTGGTATGAGGCCTTTAGTACTAAAGCCAGAACACTTTGGAATGCATAAAAGAAGATTCATCCCATTAGAGTTCCACGTTGGTGAAGTTGTTAAGGCAAAAATAATTCTTCCGGGAAGAATTGAGGGTGAAATGCTCGCTGTTGCCAGAAACAGACTCATAGAAGTTATAAACACCCATGCAAAAGTTGGTGAGGAAATTAAGGTAAAAATAGTAAGAACAAGACATGGAATTTATGTTGGAATGCCTATTTGACTAGCTGTTTTTTAGGGCTTTTTAATATACACAAAGAAAGATTTAAATATTTTACATATCTTAGTAGTCATTGTGGTGAAATTTATGTCAAAGAAAGTTGTTATACTGTGTATCATTCTGCTGTTGGGTTTGTCGTTTTTTGTTCTAACCTTCTCATTTGTAAAGTCAGAGACTCAGGTAACCTCCACGATTGGAGGAGCTTCATCTCAGAACACAACCCTAATTCAAGGAAAGATATACATTTATATTGAAGGAAATGATAGTCTTAGTATTGCTCTAAAAAAGGCTCTCCTAAGAGAGTTTGCCCAAAAGGGGTATGAAGCGTTTGAAATTAAGGAGCTTGAGAAAAAGTATGATGGACAATTTTTAGCAGTTAGAGTTCTCGAGAATAACATAACATACACACCCATCTACTCCAAAGGAAGCCTAAAGGCTCTTATGGTGCACTCAACTATTGGAGACACAGCGCATTACTTCGAGGTTAAGCATGCAAGCCAATCAAATTTGACTCAAGTTCTGCGAACATTTGATTCAAGAAAATATATTAGAGGCCAGACCATGTCAGGCGGAATAATCTTGATAAGAGATACATCCAAAGGTATTATGACTTACCCTGGATATAAGGACATGCTCGTAAAGTTCATGGTAAAAGCATTGGTTTCTGAAGTAGAAAGAATAAACGAAACGGTATTAAATAAATCTTGAGCTTCTCACCTTCAGTTCTCCTTTATTGTAAAGATTGAACAGAATCTCAACTATTCTCTCTCCACTCCTCCCGTCTCCAAAAGGATTCTTTGCTGATTCCATCTTCTCATAAAACTCTTTATCATTCAAGAGTCTATCAACATAGTAAAGAACTCTTCCCTTTTCTAGGCCTACGAGGACGTTTCCACCTGCTTTTATCGTCTCTGGTCTCTCAGTATTGTAGCGGAGCGTTAAACAGGGCACATTTAGTATTATGCTTTCTTCTTGAATTCCTCCTGAATCAGTTAACACAAACTTTGCATTTTTTTGAAGCTTTAAGAAGTCAAGATAACCCAAGGGTTTCGTTAAAATTACATGAGCTTTTTGCTCTAGCCTGTCCCAAAGATCTAACGATTTTAAGCGCTTTTCCGTTCTTGGATGTACCGGATAAATTACAGTTATCGGCAAGGATTCTATTATTTCCACGAGTTTTTTGAGGTTCTCCTCACTATCAGTGTTCTCTGCCCTGTGGGCTGTTAAAACGGCGTACTCTTTAGGTCTTAATCCAAGCTCGTCTAAGATTTTACTCTTCCTTTCGGCTATTTCCGAATTCTGAAGAACCGCATCAACAATTGTGTTCCCAACAACATAAACTCCTTCAGATATACCTTCCCGTTCGAGATTTTTCTTTGCTTCCTCTGTAGGTGCAAAAAGAATCTCACTAGCATGATCTGCCAAAATCCTGTTTATTTCTTCAGGCATTGTTCTATCAAAGCTCCGTAAACCTGCTTCAACATGAGCCACTGGGATCTTAAGCTTTACACTCGCCAAAGCACCAGCTAAAACAGTGTTTGTGTCCCCTTGAACTAGACTGACATCCGGTTTTTCTTTCATCAGAACCTCTTCTATTTTTATCATGGCGGTGCCAGTTTGATAGGCTTGAGTCCCAGAACCAACTTCAAGATGGTAATCAATCCTATGAAGCTCAAGCTCTTCCAAAAAGATCTTGCTCATTTCATAGTCATAATGCTGACCAGTATGAATGAGTAATGGGTCAATACCCCTTTCCTCAAATGCCCTTATTACAGGTGCCAACTTTATTATCTCAGGCCTTGTTCCAAAAACAAAAGCTGGTTTCAATACTCGCCCCTCCCAATCCCCTTAAACACAAAGCTCTTTGGGGGAGTCTGCACTACGTGTCTTCCATCTATTAAAACTCTATTTCTCATGAGTTTCCCCAATTCTTCCCAATTAAGATTTTTAAATAGCGAGTGATCTGTTGCTATCACTGCCACATCACTCCCTCTTAAAGCCTCCTCAAGAGTTTCGTGAGTACCTTTTACATATGGATCATAGGTCCTTACATCCTTCACTTCCTCTTTTATCTCTTCAATAAAGAATAAAGCTGGAGAGTTCCTCGTATCATCCGAATCTCCTTTATACGCCAACCCCAGTACTGTGACAATGGCGTCCTCCGGAGGTAAGTTTATAGTCTTTAGAGCACTTACTAGAAGATCCTTGACAAAGAGGGGCATATCTTCATTGATTTCTCTAGCTTTCTTCACCAATCCAAAATCTTCTTTAGCCGAGCTTAATAATAAATAAGGATCTTTTGGCAAACAATGCCCTCCAACACCTATTCCCGGAGTGTGAATTTTGACCCGTGGATGAGTATTGGCCAATTCTATTGCTTTAAAAATATCAACACCGTATTGATGAGCTAAAAGAGCAAATTCATTTGCCAGTGCTATGTTCACGTCTCTAAAAGTGTTTTCCATCAGTTTTACCATTTCGCTGGTTGTGGAGTTGGTTTTAAATATCTGACCTTTTACAAAAGAGCGGTATAAAATCTCAGCTAGTTCTGCACTCTCTTCATCTATACCTCCAAGTATCCTCGAATTATAAACAAGCTCCTTAAATATTCTTCCAGGCATTACCCTCTCAGGAGCATGTGCCATGTAGAAATCTTCTCCAGCTTTTAGGCCATTTACTTCCTCTATGAGCTTTGCCATTCTTATAGTGGTCATTGGTGGAATCGTGCTCTCAATTATCACTAGAGAGCCCCTTTTCATAGTCTCAGCAACTGTTCTAACAGCATTTTCAAGATAACTTAGATCAGGAGTCTTATCATCCTTTAATGGCGTTTGAACACATATTAAGTAAACGTCTTTTTCCCTTATATCATTCTTATCAGAGGTGGCCCTTAATCTGCCACTTTTTATGGCCCTATGTAAAAGTTCATCTATGTCAGGTTCCACTATATGAGAATTACCAGAATTCAATTTTTTCACAACTTCATCCCTTATTTCATACCCTATCACATTAAAACCTGCATTTGCAAACATTATAGCGGTTGGAAGCCCAATATATCCCAATCCAATGACTGCGATTTCTGCACTTTTCTCAATTATTCTCTCTTTCATCTCTTCCACCCTAAGTAAAAGAGACTGAAAACCCAAATTTAAGGTTTTTCCACGCAACAATTTCAAACCAAAACTCCCAAAGATTTCTCCAGAATTTTTGATTTTTCTTAAGATGGGAGACTGATAATAAGACGAAATTACAAAATCTGCCTCTAAAACATCGTTTTCATTAACAGAAATTGTAATAAACGTTTGCAACCAAAAAGAAGCTTTTGGGATATGAGTATCCAGACTCAAAAAAACCATTTTACGGAAACCCTTTTAATGGACAAAGGTGTTCATAATATTGGGTGAAATCTGTGAAGATCTGGATAGACATTGTCAACGCACCTCACGCTCACTTTTTCAAGGGTATAATCAGGGAACTCGAGAAGAGAGGACATGAGGTTTTGGTCACTACAAGGGAATTTGACGGTTTAACTGGAATTTTGGACATGTTGGGAATAGATTACTACATTGTTGGAAAACATGGTGGTTCTACACTTGAAGGAAAGCTTATAGCAAGTGTTGAAAGACAGCATAAGCTCGCTAAATTAATAATTGAAGAAAAACCCGATTTAGCCCTCTATAAAAATTCCCCAGAGGCTCCAAGAATTGCCTTTGGTTTGGGGATTCCAACTATAGGATTTGCAGATAATGACACCGCAACAGCGGTTAATAAACTCATGTTACCGTTCACAAGGAGACTTGTTTATCCGAAAGCCATTGATGCATACGAGCTTATAAAATGCGGAGCCGATGCAAATTCTTTAAGACCTATAAACGGCATACCTGAGCTTGCTCACCTATATGGATTCGTTCCAAGCAAAAAGCCACTAAAAGAGCTAGATTTAACTGCCTACAGCTATATCGTCATGAGAACTGAACCGATAAAAGCCAATTACTTTAACGGGGATGCTGAGAAGAGCATACTTGAGAATATCATCCCTCTTCTCCCTGACATCCCCATTGTCCTTTTCCCGAGAACTGAAAGTCAGGCAAAGCGATTTAAACACTTTGAAAATGTTATAATCCCAGACCATGTTACCGACAGCCTATCGCTTCTATATTACGCAAAACTCATGATAGGAGCCGGTGGAACAATGAATAGAGAGGCACTAGCTTTAGGAACTCCAACCATATCGACATATCCAGGTAAGCTACTCGCAATAACCCGGTGGCTCATAAACTTGGGGATTAAATTCCATTCCACAGACCCCATAGGAGTTTCTGAAAAAGCCTGGGAGCTCATGAGAAAGAATGGAGCCTTTAGAAAGCATGTTAGAAACGTGATTATGACTATGGAAAATCCCATAGATGCATTTTTGAACGAAATCGAAACGTATGAAGAATATGGAACATTCCCTGTCCAAGAAACTGCTCCCGAAGAACTGGTGAGCAGAAAATGAGGGCCAAGTTGGCCACGATTATTTTTCTTTTACTCATTTACGCCTCTCCGGCAGGATCATTTGAATATTATCTTCATGGAATTGGGAAAGTAATTGACGATCCTCTCCCTCCCTCTTTCACCTTAAGCGTTCAAGAACTTCCCGTTACGTATGTAGTGGGGCCTGACTCAAGAGGATACCTTTATGGGGTAGAGTATAAGAGATTGAGACATCAGAGAATGCGAATATTAAAAAGCCAGGATGGAGAAAACTGGGAAGTATTATATGCGCACAACACTGAGGTAACTTCTCTCTATCTGTGGAAGGATACACTCTTCTTCTCAGATATCAAAGGGAGAATATTTATGTGGAATGGACAAGCCTTTGAAGAGGTTATGAGGCTCGACGATGGCAAATACGCCATCTGGTGGTCATGGGCAGGAAATGAAGACTTTCTGCTTATAGGAGAATATGGGAAGAAGTCCAACAGTGCGAAAGTCTATAGAACTTTTGACGGGAGGCATTTTGAAGTTTTCTTTGACATAGAAGATCACTACCAGGTCAAAGACAACGGGTGTCATATCCACTTAGTTAGCGTAGATCCCTACGATAAAATCGTTTACGTTGGAGTTGGCGATAATCCCCCATATAGAGGACTGTATATCTATAAAAACGGCACTTGGATATTTAGAAATACTAACAACCATGTAATCAATTATGTAATGAACAGTGGACCATTAGCTGTCACGTATCCTGATGAAAATAGAGCTTTCTTCTATAATGATAACTTCCCTCAGGTAATAGAATACAACAAGAAAAAGGACGAACTTAAACCCTTAGCAACATGGTTTGGGGAGTATTATAAAGCAGAAATGAAGTTCTACGATGCTCTAAGAGATCCAGAAACCGGAATTCATTATGTAGTAAGTGTGGACTATCATAAAGAAGGCATGGATTATCTCTGGATATCCCTCGACGGAATAGTATGGAGGAAGATAAGTGGAGGACTAATAAATGGTACCAATATTCTCTATCCCATCCACATAGCAAACGGTTATCTTTACATGAACAATTTACGAATGAAATTATTCACACGAGAAGAGGCCCTAAAATTGATCTATGGAAAAGGACCTAGCTTTCCAGTTTCTGGAACTCTTGTTGAAAATAGACCTATGATACTTCCAATACACACGAAATATCCAATTGCAATTGTCATAAAAGGAAAAAAATTCCAAAATATCCTTTCTACTAAACTAGACTGGAAAACAATAAATGGAATCCTGCAGAGAGATGGAGACATTTTAACTATATTTGCCTCAAAGCCGCCCACAGTCCTAGAACTCCCAGGATTAAATCTCAAAAAAGGGTGGTATACCCTAGGAATGTGCATCAAAAGTTCTCAACCATGGGACAGCCAAATTAGCCCAGCACATGTTACTATTTATACAAAAAAAGATGTTTATGGCGGCCTTGCACAGGTAAGCAATGAATGGCGGCCTTTTTACTATGTCTTTTACGTAGATGCTGAGGGAACAGTGAAACTCTCCCTTCTCTTTAACGGGACAGCAACGTATTCAATTGGATGCCTGTTTTTATCCAGTGACATCAGCACATCCAAACCAAACGGAAAATTCCTAATAGGAGAAAGTTACTCAAAAAATGTGAGCTTAAGAATAGACGATAGAACTTATTATATCGGAGACCTAAGGCCAGGAGACACTTATGTCCTGCATCTTAAGGATTTAGAAACTATCGAGCTCCTATCTGGAGGAGCCGTTGATGTATTGATCACAGACAAATGGGAGGAAAAGCACGGCTTAACAATACCAAACAACCAAATGAATAACCCTGACTCAAATAGCATCTTCTCAGTCATATATCTTTTGCTAATATCCTTTATTTTAGGAGGGTATGCACTCAAACAGCAGATGCAATAGTTGGAGTGATATAAGCCTCGACAAAAGCTGCTATCAAAAGCATCACAAGCGCTATGGCAAGCATTTTCATAGACTTCCTGAATCCATTTAAAAAGCGCTCTCCTAAAGTACCTTCCCCTCTAACAAGCTCAAAATACCATTCAACACCCCCAACTCCTGCAACAGCAAAAGCTGGAATTTCAATCAATCCATGAGGGAGTATAGCTAGCACAATTCTTAACAAATCCTCACCTTGTAAATGGAAGTACTCTATCACTATTCCAACTATAAACCCATTGAAGAACAATATTCCAGCTGGCACTATTCCAAATAAAACCCCACCAATTGCTGAAATAATTGCAACCCTAGAATTATTAAAGAAAATGAACGTGAAAAGGCTAAACCTATCCATATTCTCGTTAATGTTGCCCCCCAAGAATTCCCTTAAATTTGAAAATATTATCTCAGCTGAACTAGGATTTATCCGAGCAAAAAGGATACCAAAGAATGATCCTATTAAAAATAAGGCTACAAACCCGTAAAAAATTCTACTTTTCTTCATTTCCACCACTCAATGCATTTTTAAGGGCCATCTTAAAGTCTTCAACATCTATATAGGGCATTTCGATATCCATTCTTACAGAAAAGAACTCGTCTATTATACTCTCAAGTTCTTCTAGCCTCTTTCCTTTTAATGCATCCTCCAGCTCAAGAATGGTTTCTTCAGGATAGATAAAAAAGTCTCCAGTAATTCTCACAGTTTTAGCAATACTGTTCTCCTCTTCAATCTCAAACCTTATAAGGCCCTTTTTGGCCTTATGTTCTCCAATCCTTTTCATGACACTCACAAACAAATTTAAAGCGGGTAGTTTTTAAAGGTTTATGAAAAAGGAAGTCTGGTGGTGATCATGAGTTACGATGATATTAAAGAGAGTATAAAGGAATTACTGGAAGATGTCATCTCAGAAATGCTCAAAAAAGAAGAAAAATCATGGGAAGGTGAGATATTATTTGATGAAACACCCAGCATGGAGTTTGGAGACTTTGCAACAACCGTTGCCTTTCAACTTGCAAAGGTATTTAGAAAAGCCCCCCGAGTGATAGCTCAAGAAATAGTATCAAATCTAGAAGGAAAACTTCCTGAGTATATAGCAAAGGTTGAGGTAGCTGGGGCTGGATACATAAACTTCTTTTTAGAGTATGAAAAATTTGGAGCGTTCACAGTAGAAGAGATTCTACAAAAGGGAG
Protein-coding regions in this window:
- a CDS encoding ACT domain-containing protein; this encodes MWGKLEHYFDEYPVRKQIAKLLLKYGLKVSDDMKIKCGEIEVPYTKIAKALDVDRRVVKETVTMILKIPELKEVYVNLEPTVHMKFVGRHVGYGVIEIEPEPRAIGILAKVASKIADRGINIIQVVAEDPELYPEATLTIITEKPIPGELINELSKLEGVKRISIY
- a CDS encoding radical SAM protein; the encoded protein is MMRIKLPNSYFEDHESTIRLIWRETLYADFEKKLLERAIKRKFRIKTTISAEDGYLIVDAENEEIERLITFLIQSHLGEFLRSRYTKRKVLYIHEGMNVPLLGYNAFGLIDRGTNLIQVRGSTGCNVSCIFCSVDEGPYSRTRILDYVVDVDYLLKWFDEVAQFKGKGLEAHLDGQGEPLLYPFIVELVQGLRENPNVNIISMQSNGILLSDKLIEELAEAGLDRVNLSIHSLDPEKAKMLMGMKNYDLNHVLEMAEALINAGIDVLFAPVIIFGINDMEAEAFIEFARRIGAGKRWPALGFQNYVPYKFGRHPSVRFLSFKKFYTWLRELEEKTGMRPLVLKPEHFGMHKRRFIPLEFHVGEVVKAKIILPGRIEGEMLAVARNRLIEVINTHAKVGEEIKVKIVRTRHGIYVGMPI
- the wecB gene encoding non-hydrolyzing UDP-N-acetylglucosamine 2-epimerase, whose product is MKPAFVFGTRPEIIKLAPVIRAFEERGIDPLLIHTGQHYDYEMSKIFLEELELHRIDYHLEVGSGTQAYQTGTAMIKIEEVLMKEKPDVSLVQGDTNTVLAGALASVKLKIPVAHVEAGLRSFDRTMPEEINRILADHASEILFAPTEEAKKNLEREGISEGVYVVGNTIVDAVLQNSEIAERKSKILDELGLRPKEYAVLTAHRAENTDSEENLKKLVEIIESLPITVIYPVHPRTEKRLKSLDLWDRLEQKAHVILTKPLGYLDFLKLQKNAKFVLTDSGGIQEESIILNVPCLTLRYNTERPETIKAGGNVLVGLEKGRVLYYVDRLLNDKEFYEKMESAKNPFGDGRSGERIVEILFNLYNKGELKVRSSRFI
- a CDS encoding UDP-N-acetyl-D-mannosamine dehydrogenase, with translation MKERIIEKSAEIAVIGLGYIGLPTAIMFANAGFNVIGYEIRDEVVKKLNSGNSHIVEPDIDELLHRAIKSGRLRATSDKNDIREKDVYLICVQTPLKDDKTPDLSYLENAVRTVAETMKRGSLVIIESTIPPMTTIRMAKLIEEVNGLKAGEDFYMAHAPERVMPGRIFKELVYNSRILGGIDEESAELAEILYRSFVKGQIFKTNSTTSEMVKLMENTFRDVNIALANEFALLAHQYGVDIFKAIELANTHPRVKIHTPGIGVGGHCLPKDPYLLLSSAKEDFGLVKKAREINEDMPLFVKDLLVSALKTINLPPEDAIVTVLGLAYKGDSDDTRNSPALFFIEEIKEEVKDVRTYDPYVKGTHETLEEALRGSDVAVIATDHSLFKNLNWEELGKLMRNRVLIDGRHVVQTPPKSFVFKGIGRGEY
- a CDS encoding DUF354 domain-containing protein — translated: MKIWIDIVNAPHAHFFKGIIRELEKRGHEVLVTTREFDGLTGILDMLGIDYYIVGKHGGSTLEGKLIASVERQHKLAKLIIEEKPDLALYKNSPEAPRIAFGLGIPTIGFADNDTATAVNKLMLPFTRRLVYPKAIDAYELIKCGADANSLRPINGIPELAHLYGFVPSKKPLKELDLTAYSYIVMRTEPIKANYFNGDAEKSILENIIPLLPDIPIVLFPRTESQAKRFKHFENVIIPDHVTDSLSLLYYAKLMIGAGGTMNREALALGTPTISTYPGKLLAITRWLINLGIKFHSTDPIGVSEKAWELMRKNGAFRKHVRNVIMTMENPIDAFLNEIETYEEYGTFPVQETAPEELVSRK
- a CDS encoding stage II sporulation protein M; the encoded protein is MKKSRIFYGFVALFLIGSFFGILFARINPSSAEIIFSNLREFLGGNINENMDRFSLFTFIFFNNSRVAIISAIGGVLFGIVPAGILFFNGFIVGIVIEYFHLQGEDLLRIVLAILPHGLIEIPAFAVAGVGGVEWYFELVRGEGTLGERFLNGFRKSMKMLAIALVMLLIAAFVEAYITPTIASAV
- a CDS encoding lipoate protein ligase C-terminal domain-containing protein → MKRIGEHKAKKGLIRFEIEEENSIAKTVRITGDFFIYPEETILELEDALKGKRLEELESIIDEFFSVRMDIEMPYIDVEDFKMALKNALSGGNEEK